A region of Streptomyces sp. NBC_01750 DNA encodes the following proteins:
- a CDS encoding ABC transporter permease, producing the protein MSQADTLVRERTSSPLWTFGLFRSELTTTFRRGRTLALLGVLAAVPVLIGIAIRVETSGGGPAGGGRGGGPAFIAQITNNGLFLVLAALAATLPVFLPMAIGVVAGDAIAGEANSGTLRYLLVAPAGRSRLLLAKYATACAFCLAATLVVAVSALAVGSLLFPLGDVTTISGTRISFGDGLLRAALVAAVVAASLSGIAALGLFISTLTGSGIAAMATTVGLLITVQILDGIPQLHAIHPYLFPHYWMSFADLMREPVYWDEVAKNLGLQGVYVAVFGSAAWARFTAKDITA; encoded by the coding sequence ATGTCGCAGGCTGACACTCTCGTACGCGAAAGGACGAGCAGTCCGCTGTGGACGTTCGGCCTCTTCCGCTCCGAGCTGACCACCACGTTCCGCCGCGGGCGCACGCTCGCGCTGCTGGGCGTGCTGGCCGCCGTACCCGTACTGATCGGCATCGCCATCAGGGTCGAGACGAGCGGCGGCGGTCCGGCCGGCGGCGGCCGCGGTGGCGGCCCCGCCTTCATCGCCCAGATCACCAACAACGGCCTGTTCCTGGTCCTCGCCGCGCTCGCCGCGACCCTGCCGGTCTTCCTCCCGATGGCGATCGGCGTCGTCGCGGGTGATGCGATCGCGGGCGAGGCGAACTCCGGCACCCTGCGCTATCTACTGGTCGCCCCGGCCGGACGCAGCCGGCTGCTGCTCGCCAAGTACGCCACCGCCTGCGCCTTCTGCCTGGCCGCGACCCTGGTCGTGGCGGTGTCCGCGCTCGCAGTCGGCTCGCTGCTCTTCCCGCTCGGCGATGTCACGACCATTTCCGGCACCCGGATCTCCTTCGGCGACGGACTGCTGAGGGCCGCACTGGTCGCGGCCGTCGTCGCCGCGTCGCTGAGCGGGATCGCGGCGCTCGGTCTCTTCATCTCGACGCTCACCGGCAGTGGCATCGCGGCGATGGCGACGACCGTCGGACTGCTGATCACGGTGCAGATCCTGGACGGGATTCCGCAGCTGCACGCGATCCATCCCTACCTCTTCCCGCACTACTGGATGTCGTTCGCGGACCTGATGCGGGAGCCGGTCTACTGGGACGAGGTAGCGAAGAACCTCGGTCTGCAGGGGGTGTACGTGGCGGTGTTCGGGTCGGCCGCGTGGGCGCGCTTCACGGCGAAGGACATCACCGCGTGA
- a CDS encoding ATP-binding protein, translating into MTTSDTSVAPHPRTEYILPLPHIPEAVSAVRHRARRILGHWALPTETADDAILVISELITNAIAHALPPAVLRLSMPEAGGRHALRIEVADAGPRPRRSPESPPPAEHEEHGRGTGIIAALSMRHGISRHLHRMTRWAELHVASGHTGSAATASP; encoded by the coding sequence ATGACCACGTCTGACACCAGCGTGGCACCGCACCCGCGGACCGAGTACATCCTCCCGCTGCCGCACATCCCTGAGGCCGTCTCCGCCGTGCGCCACCGCGCACGCAGGATCCTGGGCCACTGGGCCCTGCCCACGGAGACAGCGGACGACGCCATCCTGGTGATCTCGGAACTGATCACCAACGCGATTGCCCACGCACTGCCCCCAGCAGTACTGCGGCTGTCGATGCCCGAGGCCGGCGGCCGTCACGCCCTCCGTATCGAGGTCGCGGATGCTGGGCCGCGACCGCGCCGATCACCCGAGAGCCCGCCCCCTGCGGAACATGAGGAACACGGCCGCGGGACCGGCATCATCGCAGCCCTTTCCATGCGACACGGCATTTCCCGCCACCTCCACAGGATGACCCGATGGGCGGAGCTCCACGTGGCGTCCGGCCACACCGGCAGTGCTGCCACTGCAAGCCCTTGA
- a CDS encoding HPr family phosphocarrier protein yields the protein MSPSSESNATTTITVNHEIAVVLPANLHARPAGQLARAAAEYTSAIQLEHGGRTVNPTGVLAVMGLGATAGSTVTVRAEGPDADQAVTALAEILATAE from the coding sequence ATGTCCCCAAGCTCTGAGTCCAACGCCACGACCACGATCACGGTGAACCACGAAATCGCCGTCGTCCTGCCCGCCAACCTGCACGCCCGCCCCGCAGGCCAACTCGCCCGCGCCGCAGCCGAGTACACCAGCGCAATACAGCTGGAACACGGCGGCCGCACCGTCAACCCCACCGGCGTCCTCGCCGTGATGGGCCTGGGTGCCACCGCCGGAAGCACCGTGACCGTCCGCGCCGAAGGCCCCGACGCAGACCAGGCCGTCACGGCGTTGGCCGAGATCCTCGCCACCGCCGAATAA
- the dhaM gene encoding dihydroxyacetone kinase phosphoryl donor subunit DhaM codes for MSNLVGIVLVSHSAELAAGLRLLVEQIGSDTVPLATAGGTDDGRIGTSYDLVLAAIRHADRGAGVVVLPDLGSSVLTARTVLEDHPRTDVTIVDAPFVEGAVAAVVTAASGADLKTVANAAKEARHVPKL; via the coding sequence ATGAGCAACCTTGTCGGCATCGTACTCGTGTCCCACAGCGCCGAGCTCGCCGCAGGCCTTCGCCTGCTGGTGGAGCAGATCGGCTCCGACACAGTCCCCCTCGCCACCGCCGGAGGAACCGACGACGGACGGATCGGCACCAGCTACGACCTCGTCCTCGCCGCGATCCGGCACGCCGACCGCGGAGCCGGCGTAGTCGTCCTTCCCGACCTGGGCAGCTCCGTCCTCACCGCCCGCACCGTCCTGGAAGACCATCCCCGCACCGACGTAACGATCGTCGACGCACCCTTCGTCGAAGGAGCCGTCGCAGCCGTCGTCACCGCCGCATCCGGCGCCGATCTCAAGACCGTCGCCAACGCCGCCAAGGAGGCCCGTCATGTCCCCAAGCTCTGA
- a CDS encoding IclR family transcriptional regulator — translation MVQAVHRAVQILRDLASTGPRLGVTELADRLGVAKPTVHALLRTLESEGLVVQDRDSSKYQLGPDLVRLGNAYLDTQELRTRSLTWADQLATRANEAVWVAVLTGDHVLVVHHAFRPEGAVQILEVGASIPWSTCALGKAVVAFAPAAVGEGLLAGDRAVLTGASITDPEELAGQLKEILRTGYAIEDQESAIGDAGIASPVFDRSGEVVGAIGIVGPVERLLAESARQELAVAVRETARNLSRDLGAPRGTARIAGP, via the coding sequence ATGGTGCAAGCGGTTCATCGGGCGGTGCAGATCTTGCGGGATCTCGCATCCACTGGGCCCCGGCTGGGTGTGACCGAGCTGGCCGACCGCTTGGGCGTGGCCAAGCCCACCGTCCATGCGCTGCTGCGCACGCTGGAGAGCGAGGGGCTGGTGGTGCAGGACCGGGACAGCTCCAAGTACCAGCTCGGCCCGGACCTGGTACGGCTGGGCAACGCCTACTTGGACACCCAGGAGCTGCGGACCCGCTCACTGACCTGGGCGGACCAGCTCGCCACCCGGGCGAACGAGGCGGTGTGGGTAGCCGTGCTCACCGGCGACCATGTCCTGGTGGTGCACCACGCCTTCCGGCCGGAGGGTGCCGTGCAGATCCTCGAGGTGGGAGCCAGCATCCCGTGGAGCACCTGCGCCCTGGGCAAGGCCGTCGTGGCCTTCGCTCCGGCGGCCGTGGGCGAGGGGCTGCTCGCGGGCGACCGGGCAGTGCTCACCGGCGCCAGCATCACCGACCCGGAGGAGCTGGCCGGCCAGCTGAAGGAGATTCTCAGGACGGGGTACGCGATCGAGGATCAGGAGTCCGCCATCGGGGACGCGGGTATCGCATCGCCTGTCTTCGACCGCTCCGGCGAGGTGGTGGGTGCCATCGGAATTGTCGGCCCCGTCGAGCGACTGCTGGCCGAATCGGCACGTCAGGAGCTTGCGGTCGCGGTCCGGGAGACTGCCCGCAACCTCTCCCGTGACCTGGGTGCCCCTCGGGGGACCGCCCGCATCGCCGGCCCCTGA